The following is a genomic window from Procambarus clarkii isolate CNS0578487 chromosome 75, FALCON_Pclarkii_2.0, whole genome shotgun sequence.
TATCCACAGCTGTTTGTCTTCATAACCTTTCCAACTGTCACGCAGCCGCTCCAGCCTAGTGCTTTCTCTTTACTATTGACCTTATCTCTCAATGAATATTGGTATTCGTAAATTTATAAAATATGTAATAAATACTTTCACGTATTTAATATATTTGTCAGTTGTTGAGTAATTCTCATCAGTCGCAAAACCTATCAATAAAGCTGCATTACAGAAACACGCATTTGTTTGCTGTTATTCAATGAGTTTCCTCCttacaactacttgggctggacggtagaccgacggtcttgcttcatgcaaatcggcgttcaatccccgaccgtccaagtggttgggcaccattccatatcCCTGTCCCATCTCTCTAGTAAACATTAcgctaattatatattatattaattataacgTAGAGGAGTCACAATGCACTTATTGATACAGAGGAGTTACCTTAACACCGAAACATTAACTGAGAGTTTTTTCCCTTCAATATTTGAGTCTACTTTCAGCTTTATACATTTCTCTTCTAACATTATGCAGCTCTCTTGCAGTATCATGCAGCTGTATTCTCTTAGCGTTATACAGTACCCCTGCAGAAATATACAACATTCTTGAAGCATTGTGCAGTCTACTTGTAggattatatattcatcttgcagCATGATTCAGTCTACTTGTAACAGTGTGCCCTCCTCTTGTAGCATGGTTCAGTCTACTTGTAACAGTATGCCCTCCTCTTGCAGCATGATTCAGTCTACTTGTAACAGTATGCACTCCTCTTGTAGCATGATTCAGTCTACTTGTAACAGTATGCCCTCCTCTTGCAGCATGATTCAGTCTACTTGTAACAGTATGCCCTCCTCTTGTAGCATGATTCAGTCTACTTGTAACAGTATGCACTCCTCTTGTAGCATGATTCAGTCTACTTGTAACAGTATGCACTCCTCTTGTAGCATGATTCAGTCTACTTGTAACAGTATGCACTCCTCTTGTAGCATGATTCAGTCTACTTGTAACAGTATGCCCTCCTCTTGCAGCATGATTCAGTCTACTTGTAACAGTATGCCCTCCTCTTGTAGCATGATTCAGTCTACTTGTAACAGTATGCACTCCTCTTGCAGCATGATTCAGTCTACTTGTAACAGTATGCACTCCTCTTGTAGCATGATTCAGTCTACTTGTAACAGTATGCACTCCTCTTGTAGCATGATTCAGTCTACTTGTAACGTCTACTTGTAACAGTATGCACTCCTCTTGTAGCATGATTCAGTCTACTTGTTGTAGTATGCACTCCTCTTGTAGCATGATTCAGTCTACTTTTAACAGTATGCACTAAAGGATGGGCGGacggcatttttttggactgtaggaaagcctttgacacagtaccccataaaaggctgacacATAAGCTGGAGAACCAGGGagaagtaactggtagggcgctccagtggagaaagagtacctaagcaattgggagcagagagttacagtgaggggtgagacctcagaatggcgtgaagtcaccagtggagtcccacagggctctgtgcttggacctatcttgtttctgatatacgtaaatgatctacccagagagtatagactcattcctctcaatgtttgctgacaacgccaaaattatgagaaggattaggacaggagGATAGATTaagtcttcaagaagacctggactgctgcaggaatggtcgaagaaatggttgttagagtttaacccaagcaaatgtaatgtaatgtaatgaagataggtgaagggagcaggagaccagatacaaggtatcatttgggagatgaaatacttcaagagtcagagagagagaaagacctgggggttgatgtcacgccagacctgtcccctgaagctcatatcaagaggataacatcagcagcatatgccaggttggctaacataagaacggcctttagacacttgtgtaagaaatcttttggaactttgtataccacatatgtcagaccaatcctggagaatgcggctccagcatggagtccatatctagtcaagcataaaactaaactggaaaaggttctaaggtttgccaccaggctagtacccgaactgaggggtatgagctacgaggagagactacggggaattaaacctctcgtcactgggagacaaaagagttagagggggacatgatcaccacatacaagattctcagaggaattcatagggtataaagacagactatttaacataaggggtacacgcactaggggacacaggtggaaattgagtgcccaaatgagccacagagacgttagaaagaatttttttagtgtcagagtagttgacaaatggaatgcattaggaagtgatggggtggaggctgactccatacacagcttcaagtgtagatatgatagagcccaataggctcaggaacctgtacattagttgattgacagttgcgaggcgagaccaaagagccagagctcaacccctgcaaacacaactaggtaagtacaactaggtaagtactccTCTTGTAGCATTATTCAGTCCACTTGTAGTATTATGCACTCCTCTTGTGGCATGATTCAGTCTACTTGTAACAATATGCACTTCTCTTGTAGCATTATTCAGTCCACTTGTAGTATTATGCACTCCTCTTGTAGCATGATTCAGTCTACTTGTAATAGTATGCACTTCTCTTGTGGCATGATTCAGTCTGCTTGTAACAGTATGCACTCCTCTTGTAgcatataactctctgcttcctattgcttaggtactcccttatccactggagcgccctaccagttactcctgcctgtttctccagcttatgcatcaaccttttatggggtactgtgtcaaaggctttccgacagtcccaaaaaatgcagtccgcccatccttctctttcttgcttaatctttgtcaccagaTCATAGAATTctctcaagcctgtaaggcaagacttaccctccctgaaccaatgttgatgggttgtcacgaagtctcttctctccagatgtgttactaggttttttctcacaatcttctccatcaccttgcattgtatacaagttaaggacactggcctgtagttcagtgcctcttgtctgtcaccctttttaaatactggtactacattagcagtcttccatacttctggtagatctcccgtttccagtgacctactatacactatggagagtggcaagcaaagtgctcctgcacactctttcagtaaccATGGTGaggttccatccggcccaacagctattctcacatccagctccaataggtgcttcttgacctcatctcttttaatttcgaacctttccaaggtcacctggtttgctgccacctctcctagcgccgtgacttctccctgttctattgtaaagacctcctggaaccttttgttgagttcttcacacacctctttgtcattctctgtgtacctgtcctcgcccaccctaagtttcatcacctgttccttcactgttgtcttcctcctgatgtgactgtgtagtagctttggttcggtctttgctttataagctatatcattttcataccttttctcagctgctcttctcacactaacatactcgttccatactgtgtgtgtgtgtgtgtgtgtgcgagtactcacctagttgtgcttgcggggcagtTGAGCTTTAACTCTttagttccgcctctcaaccgtcaatctactggtgtacagattcctgagcttctcgagctctgtcatatcaacatttgaaactgtgtatggagtcagcctccaccacatcacttcctagtgcattccatttactaactatttggacactgaaaacgttccagTGTGTAGGTGTGAAAATGTAGGAAAAGCTACAAAACTAGAGAGACAGCACACGAGAACCCAACACCAATCTCGGTGTTTGTACAACACTTGAATATTCAGGTCCAGCGGCAAGCTATAACAAATAATAGTGGAAATTCGCTCATATTTTCGTTGGTGAATATAACCCGGATTAGTGTAAATCCGATGAAGGTGCAGTCGGTCCTGTGTTGTTTGTTTTACCGCTCCCTTCGTCTTTCTCACTATAAAagtgagaaatatatatatatatatatatatatatatatatatatatatatatatatatatatatatatatatatatatatatatatatatatatatatatatattagtatattttggtagcagtctttcctgtagacatatattattaaatatgaccgaaaaagtaagattaataattctaacacgattttttctcaatatttcttatgtttcttttctctGTCGATggcaattgaaaaatcaattctccaaaatttatttttatttctagtctgacgcaacacttgaacgcgtttcgtaataacttattacattttgaaagactttactttacacacacacaactataacctgcaaacactaaacagagttctactatgctatcatttaaacagctttcatcttatatacccgcatttaggtgaggtgatatgttacaacagttttggatgaggtgaacaaaacattcaacacaagacagaacacggtgcaatgggtataaattgggtaagttaaatggaatttaaattatatattagtatactagCTGTTCCCAGCCACGCATTACTGTGGCTCGGCAACGCATGTGCGATGCTTAGTCAGTCACCtttcccctccgtctctcagccctccccatcattaccccctccccccatcccctcgtcctccccatcattaccccctccccccatcccctcgtcctccccaccattcctctccCCCATCCATTTGTTTCCTCACATCTAccactccccatcccctcgtcctcccaaccattcctacactccaccgtcccctcatcctccccaccatctcccacacccccgtcccctcgtcctccccaccattacctcctTCCCCATCCTTTCGTCCTCCACAACatccccctgtccccttgtcctcccctccATTCACCAGTCCCCTGTcattcgtccccaccatccccaactgtcccgtcccctcgtcctccccacttcttcatccgatgcattcccaaatgatctgctgttcccatcagaaaattgggaacatcaaatgatctgatgtccccatcactgaaatataagaaaaacaggtaaaaaatgaaatgaaaaaatgaaaaaaataataaaaactattgTGACATAAAAGTGAAAgaatagagcagtggctattctggctggtgaaatgccaatcacattaaataaaaaaaagtaaaacaaaGTAACACTGCTTTTGACCTCTTTACGGTGTGAGAGCTGCGAGTAAAATCCAAAATGAAAAACTTTAAAtgtttaatataacaaaaatgacTTTAACGACAAATAAAACAATTCTCATATTTTACTTGGCATTACCACAATACaaaatgccaaagaaatataagcatGTGATAGTTAAGTTGATGGCAAAAGAGATGTGATAAAACACAATCTCCTCGATTGTggtagcctcgtagcctggtggatagtgcgcaggactcgtaattctgtggcgcgggttcgattcccgcacgaggcagaaacaaataggcaaagtttctttcaccctgaatgcctctgttacctagcagtaaataggtacctgggagttagtcagctattacgggctgcttcctgggggtggaggcctggtcgaggaccgggccgcggggacactaaagcgccgaaatcatctcaagataacctcaagacaataTACAATAAGCTGTATGCATCTACGGTTCCTAGGAAGGCGATGGTAGATGTTATGACTGTGAGAATATGAAAGGTATTCTGAAGTCTGGCCAGTAGTTAACTGCTTATATCTATGCGGCAAGGTCTAGTGTAGATGGCGCTCATGTGCAGGTAACTATCGCCGGCAGTCTTAAGCAAGCGGTTCAGCAGGTCGACCGGCAAGTGGAGTTGGCCCAAAAACGTGTCTCGATGTCTCGGGGTACTTGAGGGTGGAGAGCGGATGGTGTCTTGTCTAGACACAGGCTCCTGAGACGTATTATTCTTGTGTATTTCTTATACTTGAGTATGCAGTTATGTTGTTGAATAGGCGGTAAACGAATAGGCAGGATCTCCTTGTCAAAGCAGGAGATTACCGTAAcactattctcacgaaatgaatggtgtggtaaacaacacagctcaattccaacgcaatattACACAAAATattgaaatcaaaatgaaaataaatcgaaatctatgaaaattatatatCAATGCTATCGAAAACatggaaatggaatcgtaacatattcagTATTATatttgttgctcttatgtgcaacagatggcactgtttcttaaaaaaaaagaatatttttacctgtcacaggtgtggtatctatacttattcccacgaaatgaactgtatggtaaacaaaaaatctcaattccaacacaatgtcacacaacataattaaatcacaatgaaaataaatcgaaatctataaaaatttattttatcaatgcaatcaaaaacaatgaaatggaatcataacatatttagtatagggtgtgttgctattacgtgcaacagataccGCTGacttaaaaaaaagcatgttattacctgtcacaggtgtggcatctctataataggtatataaaaatacgcatgtatttgaatggaacgttgtgtcaaaatttcaaagcaatcggtgaagaacttttggagatttcaGCATTTGTTGCATTTATATCCAACAGATAACGccgttttaaaaaaaaatcctgtcacagataaggcatgtatatagtaggtatataaaaacacacgcctattcgaatgcatcattgtgtcaaaatttcaaagcattccGTAAAGAGATTTTGAAGATTAccatcacatgaaaaacacagtttttcaaaagaagcatgttttttttcctgaCACACACGTGCTATctacatagtatatatataaaagcccGCTCGGACGCGAATGGAACgtcgtgtgaaaatttcaaaccaattggtgaagaactttaggagattagcgattttgaacaaacgaacatttacatttgcaTCTATAcagattttggtagcagtctttcttgtaaacatatcttGTTGAATATGGCCGAAAGGGTGACATTAATGATTGTAACAAGAATCTTCTCACtatttctaatgtttttcttcactgtcgagggtagttgaaaaattaactctccaaagctcattttcacactttatttatggtctgatgcctagaTGCATTTTGCAAAAAACTTCATACagtttcaaagacaattttacatactctCTTAATGCTTATATTTGTTTGGGGTGATGTGACACAGGACATGATTAAGATGAACAAGTAAATCAATGGGTACACTGCGTATTTTATCTTCTTGCTTCTGGGTTGGTtcaggggtcttgaagtgggtagaatgtaattacgtGTTAATTGCCTGTTGATTGTTGGttatgactttttgatgtgtaggtccTCGCTGAggtcgagtctcctagtgccgaGACTCTtcgtttctctggtgatggtttggttgtgagaggagattatatgctccttgatggagccctgttgtttgtgcattcatAGTCGCATAGACAGAGATGGTGTTGTCTTGtctacatactattataaatactGAAATCACTATAATAGTTATCGGTCACCTAGTATTTAATATGAATGTAAAGTAAtcactaataatatatatatacgtatatatatatatatatatatatatatatatatatatatatatatatatatatatatatataaatattagtgaTTACTTTACATTCATATTAAATCCTCGGTGACCGATAACTATTATTGTGATTTCAGTATTTATAATAGTAGTGCGCGTTTGGAAGAATTTGTAAATATCTGCTAATACCATGAGTGCTTCGGCGGCAAGAAAAATGTTCATGTGAGATTAGCCTTGTGAGGCGAGGTTATGAATATACAACCTGTTTCTCTTCCTCCCCGATTGTTATTTCTTTGATTAATTTTATATTGATTATTTGCATTTTCTTATGATTCCTGTTAAAATGTTAGTAAAGTTACATAAGAAATTTGCTGTAATTTTATCTTCGCCGTTAACTAGACTTCTAAACAAATATGTAGCGTCGTTTGTGTTGATTACGTGAACAGATAGATGGATTaatagatggataaatggatggGTAGATAAATTGATGCATCGATGTATAgaaagatagatgaatagatcAATGAATGCACTGTGAAAGCTTTGCTGCTGTTAAATCGTGGCTCTGAAGGAACATTCTTGATCTGACTTGTGGGTGAGTTCTTGCGAGTACAGCTTACAGCAAACCTTTTATTGCCCCATTGTGCAGACGTCCTTGGCAGAGAATGCTTGAATGTTGCTACGTCCATAGCAACTCAATGAGCTTATCACTGAACAGGAGCAAAGACTTTTGGGTCTTTTAATTTTTCGTTGTATAATCAACAAATTTACCAATAGCAATAAATAGCGAATCGCTATTCCTAACTAACCTCAAAATAGAACTCAAACATTGGATATAGATTAAAGCAGTCTTTGataaatgtatttttaaacaaggTTGTTGGTTTATTGAATAAATTTCTAAGTATCACATTAGCATGTTTCAAGCATAGATAAAACATACATATAAAAACGTTTGGGTTGAAAAATATAGGAGCTGCAATGGAAGGGTCCAAAAGGGACCCTTCCATAgcaatttcaaaatttcatagcaatttcaatttcaaaaggCAATTTCCTTAATTTTTATGCTCCTCAGTCGTGAGGTTCCAGGATAGTTTTGTTCTGGACCGTCTCTGCAAGGCAAAGACTTCGCGTTCAGTTGAGTTTATGTGAAAAAACAATACGATTCTCTGTAATCTTAGGCCAAGTGATAATTTAGCTCTACGTCAAGACAAGCAATCAAGGTTTTGAGGATAACAAGTGAAACTATTGTCGAATAAGGGTCAATGTTCTTGGGTACGAAAAGCCACACATTCAAGCGCTAGTTTTCTTTTTGCACAAACAAGTATAACAGTTAGGTGAGATGTGAAATCCCTTATTGCTAAGAAGATTGTGATAAGAATTTTAATTTAACTGCAAATGTCAGAGATCTAGATGAAACCTATCTTACATGTCTGTCAAAATTTATTGTGCACGCGATAATATAGAACTATATAAACACTCTGTGTAaaaactctatgcaaataaagggacccagtctatggaactcactccctattgaattgaaaagctgtccaacttttgcatcattcaaaaacaattttaaaaagtacctaatttcatcttcatagttttttaccttttgctttaaaactgcactgtatctattgctacccaatctcccaatctttatgtacccaatctgaacatctttatcattgcgatcattgctgtcttcttatatgtactgtcaatctgctgtatggtgtctattaatcttgtttaaattaccaatcaaactgtcaatgtaatcaaacagagctttaatataccaatgtgctttaatatacttactaatctctctcatctcatttttttttcttgcaatgtatttatcattttattaattctgaaagaatttacctacttaaaattatctgttagattaaggacctgcccgaaacgctgcgcgtactagtggctttacaagagtgcaattactgtactatgctatgtattctcacaaacccaatgtaccttcttgtatataaataaataaataaataaataaatataaatatacaattataCAATAATATGGAATTATAAGCATTGTGGTCTCCTAAGAATTAAAAACATTTAACATATACAATATAACTGTTTTAGAGAACTTGATATTTGCTGAATTAGGTAAATATTCATTTTTCGGCAGAGGACTTCAATTTATTGTTACTGTTCAGTGTTATGGCTATTGTATATATTACACATTCATGTTTTAAACTAATTAATGACATATATTTGTATGACTGTGAGGCTCTTGTACCATATCACAGTGAACGAGTGTGTGCAAGGAGGTGCTGGTGACCCGGTAATATATTGGCCACAATCATTCCAGCCTTGTTAATAATTCTCAGCTGTTGCTTTTTACATTTTCTGTTTGCGTGCTTCTCTTATTTCACTATTCATGATTCCTTTATTGAGATATAACTTACCATTTGTGTATTTATTTTTTTGGCTAATAAATTTGATAACAACTCATTGGTTTGTTGATTTTTCTTATAAAACATTTTCTCCTCTAAGATCATATCATTAATGTGTTTatatttttatgtttatttattttttatgtttatgtttatgtgttaatataatttaattgCATAGTGGTATTTCTCAGAGTTCCAGACGCAACATTGTGTCCGATAGTATTGCAAAAACGGTTCAATAGGCTCGAATACCATTAATAAAATATTGCCTGTGAAAGATGACAATAAGTTTAACTTTGATCAAACTCAATGGAGTTATAGTACTATAGGACAATCTATGGGGGAAACAAGATCTCACTTATATACGATACATATATGTTTGCATATTGTTTAACTAGAACCCCGGAGCCCCCGGGAACACCAGGGAACCCCCGGGAACCTCAGGGAACCCCAGGGAACCCCAGGGAACCCCAGGGAACCCCCGGGAACACCAGGGGAACCTTTGGGAACCCCCCGGAATCCCAGGGGAACCCCTGGGAACCCCCCCGGAATCCCAGGGGAACCCCTGGGAACCCCCGGGAACCCCAGGGAACTCCAAGgaaccctgaggaaccccagGGAACTCTGAAGTTCCCGGGATataatgcctcctcctcctcctcctccgaagcACATCTTCTCACTCCATATCCCACTTAATTCCGCCAACTCTTCCCTCCCACCTCCTTCTTTTCCGCCCCTCTCCCTTACCTCTCCTTTTCTTCTCTCCCATCTACCTTATTTTCTCCCTTCTCCCCAACCTTCCCCCCCTCTCATAAAAACCTCTCCCATCTtttccctcctctccctttctctctccctccatcttccCCGCCTGCTCTCCTACCTCGAACAAGTAGCCATTGCCCtttatttaaatacaaataaatctAGGGACTCAGCCAACTACCTTTCACTGATTACATGAGGTAGTCACTATGATACCTCATAGGCCATAAATACCAGTGCTGGATACATTGTTATACTGATGTAACCTATTGTTAATCTTCCTGACTACCTACAAGCAGAGGCACTCGCCTACATGCCTAGACCGACCCCTCCAAGCACAAACCAGCACCTACAAGCTGAGGAAGGGAATTACAAGCAGAGGGAGACACCAACAAGCACAGGTCAGCACACACAAGCACTGGCCGGCACCTACAAATACAGGCCGGCACCTACAATCACAGGCCGGCACCTACATGCACAAGCCGGCACCTACAAGCACAGGCCGGCACCTACAATCACAGGGCGGCACCTACAATCACAGGGCGGCACCTACAAGCACAGGGCGGCACCTACAAGCACAGGGCGGCACCTACAAGCACAGGGCGGCACCTACAAGCACAGGGCGGCACCTACAAGCACAGGGCGGCACCTACAAGCACAGGGCGGCACCTACAAGCACAGGGCGGCACCTACAAGCACAGGCCGGCACCTACAAGCACAGGCCGGCACCTACAAGCACAGGCCGGCATCTACAAGCATAGGTCGGCTCCTACAAGCGCAGGCCGGCACCTACAAGCAGAGGCAGGCCCCTACAAACACAGATCGGCACCTACAAGCCCAGACCGGCACTAACAAACATAGGCCGGCATCTACAAGCAGAGGTCAGCCCCTACAAGCACAGATTGGCACCTGTTAGCAGAGGTAGACAACTACATGCAGAGGAAAACGCCTACAAGCAGAGGGAGACACAAGCAGAGGGAGACACCTACAAGCACGGGCCAGAACATAGAAATACAGCCCGGCACCTAAAAGCTGAAGCAGGCACTTACATGCAGATTCCTGCCTCTGCATGACAAGGCCAGAACTGACAAGCACAGGCCGGCACCTACAAGTTTAGGCTGGCACCTACAAGCACAGGCTGGCACCTACAAGCACAGGCTGGCACCTACAAACACAGGCCGGCATCTACAAGTTCAGGCTGGCACCTACAAACACAGGCTGGCACCTACAAACACAGGCTGGCACCTACAAACACAGGCCGGCATCTACAAGTTCAGGCTGGCACCTACAAACACAGGCTGGCACCTACAAACACAGGCTGGCACCTACAAACACAGGCTGGCACCTACAAACACAGGCTGGCACCTACAAACACAGGCCGGCACCTACAAACACAGGCTGGCACCTACAAACACAGGCTGGCACCTACAAACACAGGCTGGCACCTACAAACACAGGCTGGCACCTACAAACACAGGCTGGCACCTACAAACACAGGCTGGCACGTACAAACACAGGCTGGCACCTACAAACACAGACCGGCATCTGCAAGCCAAGGCCAGCACCGACCAGCACAGCCTGGCACCATCAAGCACAGCCCACCACTCACAAGCACACGTTAGCGCTTACAAGATGAGACAAGAACTTAGAAGTCCAGGCCGGCTCCTACAAGTACAGGCCTCTTCCTATAAGCACAGGCCAGCACATTCAAGCACAGGCCTACCCCAACAAGCTGAGGAAGGAACCTTCAAGCACACGCCGGCACCTACAAGCACAATCAGGCACCTACAAGCCAAGGCCGGCAACTACAAGCCCTGGCCGCCACCTTCAAACCCAGTTCAATACCTACAAGCACAGGCTGACTCCCACAATCCCAGACCGGCACCAGCAAGGTCAGGCCGGTACCTACAAGCTCAGGCCGGTACCTACAAGCACAGGCTAGCACTCACAAGCACAAATGCACAATACAATATGTTGATTCATTAGCATTCTAAAGGATTTAcataattttttaaataaattatggtCGGGCCTTATCTATGAATTATTTATATTACAGCATTTACTCTAATGGTAGTTTAGAGGATTAATAATTGAAGTAATAAAGTAATTAGTATTAGGTACAGCGGCTAACATCTGGCCAGGGTGCTGTACATGCCGGACCTTGGGGCTTCTTCCTGGGAGAGTTCCAGCACTCTTTCCTCTCCCCTGCGAGGCAGCAGACCTCCCGTATACTCTCCTCCACAACCCAGCGAGGCAGCAGACCTCCCGTATACTCTCCTCCACAAGCAAGCGAGGCAGCAGACCTTCCTAAGATCACATATAACAACCTTCAGAGATAACAGTAGACAACTCTGCTCCTGAATAAGCAATATCTTCAATGAATAAATTGCATTACTGTCAGAAGCATTGACCACTCGTCATTTTGTTTTTATAACCAGTGCAGGAGTTCAATATATAAAATAAGAAAAAGCAATAGATACGAACACAGTGCATACGAACACAATAATACAAACACGACGAATACGAACACAGTGAATACAAACATAGCGAATACGAACACAGTGAATACAAACATAGCGAATACGAACACAGTGAATACAAACATAGCGAATACGAACACAGTGAATACAAACACGGTCAATATCTAATAGACCAAGTTGCCTAACAAGCcgaattttcctgaaataatattttGTTTCATAATTTGTTCTTGTGAAATCATAAAGCTTTTTATAACATGATATATTTGTTGAATTTGAGTTAACACTAAAATAGAAATCTGATgaaacctagcct
Proteins encoded in this region:
- the LOC123771824 gene encoding involucrin-like; this translates as MPRPTPPSTNQHLQAEEGNYKQRETPTSTGQHTQALAGTYKYRPAPTITGRHLHAQAGTYKHRPAPTITGRHLQSQGGTYKHRAAPTSTGRHLQAQGGTYKHRAAPTSTGRHLQAQGGTYKHRAAPTSTGRHLQAQAGTYKHRPASTSIGRLLQAQAGTYKQRQAPTNTDRHLQAQTGTNKHRPASTSRGRHLQVQAGTYKHRLAPTNTGWHLQTQAGIYKFRLAPTNTGWHLQTQAGTYKHRLAPTNTGWHLQTQAGTYKHRLAPTNTGWHLQTQAGTYKHRLAPTNTGWHLQTQAGTYKHRLAPTNTDRHLQAKASTDQHSLAPSSTAHHSQAHVSAYKMRQELRSPGRLLQVQASSYKHRPAHSSTGLPQQAEEGTFKHTPAPTSTIRHLQAKAGNYKPWPPPSNPVQYLQAQADSHNPRPAPARSGRYLQAQAGTYKHRLALTSTNAQYNMLIH